AACCTTCCCATGATCAACTTCCATGCTGTCTAAGATTGGTTGAATAGGTTCGTTCGCAAATTCTTTGGAAGCTGTTCCTGTAGCATAATAAGCAGCTCTGCTTTGTGAAATCCATTCTTGCATACTTCTTTTTTCATCAGAACTAATAAAGTTAGTCCAGTGCATTAGTTGGTATTGTGCAGGAGGCATTGTATTGTCCTCCAACATTTTTTCCAACTTTGCTAGATAAACTTCAGAAACGGCATTATCATTTTCTAAGGCACTTATAACGGGACTTAGGTTCGCATGTTTTAAAGCCTGATTCACATCTTTTTTTACCAAATCTCCAACTACAGGGAATTCAGCATAAAATGGAAGTTCAACTTTTTCAGCATGGCAGCTCATACAGCCATTGTCTGTTATAATTTTTTTTACAGTTTGATTTAGCTCGTGAGAAGGTTGTAATTCTTCAGTATTTTTTGAATGAAATTGAGCTTGAATAAAGGGAATACTCAACATTGTCGAGAGTCCAATTATGAAGATTGCTTGTTTCGCTTTCATTATTGTGAATGTTGTTGTCGCAAAATAAGTTGCGAAACTAAAGAATTGTTTTTGTTGTGTACATGATGTTATACTTTATTAGGTAATTGATTTGTAGTGTTCTTATAGAACTGTAAATAGAAATGATCGGGGTCATTATTTCAGACTTTTTTGCGATATTTTATGTCGTGAATGTGGTTTATGTGAGTTCTAGTCTTGGCTTTATATTTGATAAAAAGAAGGGAAACTATTAAACCAAAATAATGAACCGTATTAAGATTTTTAAAACCTTTTTATTTCTAATACTGGCTATCTTGAGTGCTTGTTCGTCCGATGATGATCCTCAAAAAGCATGTAGTGATCTTTCACAATATTTATTTCAAGAACAAGATTCATTGATTTTAGCAGAATTTGAAGACGCTATTTTTGAGGGAGAAGATTGGAAACTGGTTAAGTCAGATCAAACTACAGGTAGCGGTTATATGGTTTGGCAAGGAGATGATTTTCTTGGGAATCCAGGGAATGGTTTAGCAACTTTTAAACTGAATATAAACAATGTTGGCACTTACCGTTTTATTTGGAATTCGGCGGTAACTAAAGGGGATAATGGGACCGAACATAACGATACTTGGCTACGATTTGCTGATGCTAGTGATTTTTATGGAAAGAAGAATGGGCAAAGAGTATATCCTAAAGGTACTGGTAAATCACCGAACCCGAATGGCTCATCAAAAGATGGATGGTTTAAAATATATAGAAGCGGAAATGATTTAGACTTTAAGTGGCAAGCGAAAACATCAGATAATGACGGGCGGGATATTTATGTAGTGTTTGATGAACCCGGTACCTATTTGATGGAAATTGCAGCGCGTTCATCTTGGCATGGCATTGATAAATTTATGCTTTTCCAAGAAGAAGCATATACAGAAAAAGAAGCGGTTGAAATAACTGATTTTAGTACAATTAGCTGTGAATAATTGAATTCCTATTAAAATAAAAACCACAGTACATGGAGTACTGTGGATTCTTTTTATACAATATATTTTGTGAACAAATCTTCTAAGATTTCAGCAGGTTCGTTACACATACCCGGATGAACCTTAGAACTTTGTATAATCGTACTTCGGGTAGCAGTCAGCCAACGGAATCGTCCTCCCATATCAAGTTGGGCGATATGTCCTCCTTTTACACTTCCTTGGCATACCAAATCCCAAGAATTGAGATAATTCAGCAGTTGTTCGGAAGTACAATGCTCTGGAAAGGCAGCTAAGCGCTTTTCATCTATCTGATATTTTAAGCCTAGATATTTTTTATTCTTACAATAAAGG
The sequence above is drawn from the Sediminitomix flava genome and encodes:
- a CDS encoding DUF3037 domain-containing protein, giving the protein MQEKQVYEYAVIRYVPRVEREEFINVGVILYCKNKKYLGLKYQIDEKRLAAFPEHCTSEQLLNYLNSWDLVCQGSVKGGHIAQLDMGGRFRWLTATRSTIIQSSKVHPGMCNEPAEILEDLFTKYIV